In one Halichondria panicea chromosome 4, odHalPani1.1, whole genome shotgun sequence genomic region, the following are encoded:
- the LOC135334687 gene encoding metabotropic glutamate receptor-like protein P — MIVSVLLIVLATLAGSTTSVHYRIVPVNATSLCKGYPNGTCFTLKQLSSEINATGNRNITISFLPREHLLDWKMSFVTSEMNTMSKTHNGLINTVTLNSEQLDNTSSNPVKIMCTLPNAGISAAGLHTFTVQGLMIYGCKRDTYGGAISVTGGNVFITETHFINNHVMSEYNEGSGGAIYLSNANVMILNSVFTNNTAFAMTLIGNVNSMSCKFKHFSVFGGGAINLLTSNVLIHGCDFDSNRAKCGGALIINSLGSHTNISNTTFRGNYAEQGGAIYNYNVRIPTNIVGTSFINNSASSGGAIFTLAQLQSKD, encoded by the coding sequence ATGATTGTGAGTGTTTTGCTTATTGTACTGGCTACTCTAGCTGGTTCAACCACCTCTGTACACTATCGCATAGTCCCTGTCAACGCCACTTCCTTGTGTAAGGGCTACCCCAATGGAACCTGCTTCACTCTAAAGCAACTTTCCTCCGAAATTAATGCTACTGGAAATAGAAACATTACGATAAGTTTCCTTCCCAGAGAGCACCTTCTCGACTGGAAAATGAGTTTTGTTACCAGTGAAATGAATACTATGTCAAAAACACACAATGGGTTAATAAATACTGTCACCCTTAATAGTGAACAACTGGACAACACCTCCAGTAATCCTGTTAAAATCATGTGTACTCTTCCAAATGCTGGAATCTCTGCTGCAGGCTTACACACATTCACTGTACAAGGACTGATGATTTACGGATGTAAGAGAGACACATATGGTGGGGCTATCTCTGTTACAGGAGGAAATGTGTTTATCACTGAGACTCACTTCATAAATAATCATGTGATGTCAGAATATAATGAGGGATCAGGAGGCGCAATATACTTAAGCAATGCAAACGTTATGATATTGAACAGTGTTTTCACCAACAACACAGCTTTTGCTATGACCTTGATTGGGAATGTTAACTCAATGTCATGTAAATTTAAACATTTTAGTGTGTTTGGTGGTGGGGCAATCAACCTACTGACTAGCAATGTTTTGATTCATGGTTGTGATTTTGATAGTAATAGAGCAAAATGTGGTGGTGCATTAATCATCAACAGTCTTGGATCACATACCAACATAAGCAACACAACATTCAGAGGAAATTATGCCGAACAAGGAGGTGCCATTTACAACTACAATGTGAGAATACCCACTAACATTGTTGGCACTTCATTCATCAATAATAGTGCGAGTAGTGGAGGAGCTATTTTTACTTTAGCACAGCTACAGAGTAAAgactag
- the LOC135334688 gene encoding intraflagellar transport protein 25 homolog produces the protein MSSTGNVGSFVALSSSNDDRHPPECISDRNPDTYWATTGLFPQEVVITLPSLTNLTGVTIKSTNVRKLSLERSKENGPTEFHPITDKELESKEGHLQVEEFRLKSPVETKHLKLILQEGYGHFAFVYSSFPIDQLQNHENLCGHKKVPFLVCTEVCAHVL, from the exons ATGTCATCTACAGGAAATGTTGGCAGTTTTGTAGCTCTGTCTTCGTCAAACGATGACAGACACCCTCCTGAATGCATTTCAGACCG CAACCCGGACACTTATTGGGCAACCACTGGGTTGTTTCCTCAAGAAGTGGTGATCACCTTACCTTCTCTCACCAACCTTACGGGTGTCACCATCAAGTCCACGAATG TTCGAAAACTGAGTCTTGAAAGAAGTAAGGAAAATGGGCCAACTGAGTTTCACCCTATAACTGATAAAG AGCTTGAGTCAAAGGAAGGACACCTTCAAGTTGAAGAGTTTAGG CTCAAGAGTCCTGTTGAAACCAAGCACTTGAAACTGATTCTACAGGAGGGTTATGGACACTTTGCTTTTGTGTACTCT TCATTTCCAATAGACCAGCTTCAGAATCATGAGAATTTGTGTGGACATAAGAAAGTTCCTTTTCTAGTGTGTACTGAGGTAtgtgcacatgtactgtag